One window from the genome of Gambusia affinis linkage group LG14, SWU_Gaff_1.0, whole genome shotgun sequence encodes:
- the LOC122843585 gene encoding sal-like protein 3 isoform X1 produces the protein MSRRKQAKPQQLRSEEEEEESRGAARCRRVAVGLTVEVGAGTRSSEETHICARCCAQFFTWTELIRHQGVCTEEPMVLVVKDNLPEEPPGEASPLPSIASSSSSVAESIDAAFELANDDDSLDHLEERRDWDEDLELEAPSPPPPDSSQASAAGRMPGTNVTLEILHSTRVAVAQFSQGMKSSGLAEKATSAAIPVILEHLLALQQQQVHQLQLIEQICSQVAVMKRQPTQGALNPASRPVVLDSNLGVIPPVLPLSGTMPSSINGQAAVSLPAVLEKPQSLPSHSFCGKSALMSSFPESSPPPICSSMPLPPCSDSSSISSSSACLPQAGLLSSSSSLPFLPPSPPSGVIFPNSLASIAATANALDPLAALIKQRKGKLPNLPLFEAKPSPEEPFFKHKCRFCAKVFGSDSALQIHLRSHTGERPFKCNICGNRFSTKGNLKVHFQRHKDKYPHVQMNPFPVPEYLDNIPTSSGIPYGMSVTPEKLVSSWLDSKPLVATLPATIALPLSSTIPRVGGSTDPVNGPALVKSPYHGAPDEYVSDPPNQQGIKAGFSPVPETDASKILKTDEVQLPQTHTQSPRADPVGETPSQATPPELNPSASFASSSPPVLHLTDSLQTSETSKLQQLVENIDKKISKPNQCILCHRFLSCQSALRMHYRVHTGERPFKCKVCSRAFTTKGNLKTHVTVHRETPPVQVQHSCPICEKKFTNAVALQQHIRLHMVGQIPNTVAMERLQDVDSYESLSSNDNKFTDDFFMDNEEEEVENMEEDINPPKPFIIDYRSPLKSESVLLGAVALNSQTRMIDTSVSLNHCFTEKTLLDGVSSLLSADGASSEKNIENSPHASESSCSPHAPTSLPQSVSEGLAVSLLQTADTSKQEELLAAPVKREQSPTSAPDPSKARLKDESQYSLCFQLSRERATDQSVSSLIHGSSSGFIKAEVSGQTQLNGMMDAQDLPPFTLNISASYPAASSPPATSLLGLPRRTPKQHNCNACGKNFSSASALQIHERTHTGEKPFVCSVCGRAFTTKGNLKVHMGTHMWSGGPARRGRRLSLENPLALLGGEALVLQKDLANRAVDSGFWNRYSTAITSSLAMKSNEISVIQNRRVAQLHPLSIAGAGPIAGLNGTGIDLGSNRHFSMLIDDGKEIGIN, from the exons TAGCTGTCGGCCTAACTGTGGAGGTTGGAGCAGGAACCAGAAGCAGTGAGGAGACGCACATCTGTGCCAGGTGTTGTGCTCAGTTCTTCACCTGGACTGAACTGATCAGGCATCAGGGAGTCTGCACAGAGGAGCCAATGGTGCTGGTGGTGAAGGACAATCTTCCTGAGGAGCCTCCAGGCGAGGCGTCCCCACTTCCCAGCATAGCGTCCAgcagctcctcggtggcagagTCCATAGATGCTGCCTTCGAACTTGCCAATGACGACGACAGTCTGGACCACTTAGAAGAAAGGAGGGATTGGGATGAAGATCTAGAGCTGGAAGCACCCAGCCCCCCTCCTCCAGACTCCTCTCAAGCATCTGCAGCTGGCAGGATGCCGGGGACCAACGTCACGCTGGAGATCCTCCACAGCACCAGGGTGGCGGTGGCCCAGTTCTCCCAGGGGATGAAGAGTAGCGGTCTGGCCGAGAAGGCCACTTCAGCAGCCATCCCTGTAATCCTGGAGCACCTGCTggctctgcagcagcaacaggtccatcagctgcagctcattgAGCAGATCTGCAGCCAGGTCGCTGTCATGAAGCGCCAGCCAACACAAGGAGCATTAAACCCTGCTTCCAGGCCCGTGGTTCTGGACTCCAACCTAGGAGTCATCCCTCCTGTCCTGCCTCTGTCAGGAACTATGCCCTCCTCCATTAATGGACAGGCTGCTGTGTCTTTACCCGCTGTGCTTGAAAAGCCACAAAGTCTCCCGTCACACTCTTTCTGTGGAAAGTCTGCCCTGATGTCCTCATTCCCTGAAAGTTCCCCCCCTCCCATCTGCAGCAGCATGCCGCTTCCTCCCTGCAGTGACTCCAGCAGCATCAGTAGCTCCTCCGCCTGTCTGCCACAGGCCGGCCTCCTCAGCTCTTCCTCCAGCCTGCCGTTTCTACCTCCGAGCCCTCCCAGTGGCGTCATCTTCCCCAACTCCCTGGCCAGCATTGCAGCCACAGCCAACGCGCTTGACCCCCTGGCAGCTCTCATCAAGCAGCGGAAAGGCAAACTTCCCAACCTGCCTCTGTTTGAAGCAAAGCCCAGCCCAGAGGAACCGTTCTTCAAGCATAAATGTCGGTTCTGTGCCAAAGTGTTTGGCAGTGACAGTGCGCTGCAAATCCATCTGCGCTCCCATACAGGGGAGCGGCCCTTCAAATGTAACATCTGTGGCAACCGCTTCTCCACCAAGGGGAACCTAAAGGTGCATTTCCAGAGGCACAAAGATAAGTATCCTCATGTCCAGATGAaccccttccctgtgccagaGTATCTGGACAACATCCCAACCAGCTCTGGGATTCCCTACGGTATGTCTGTCACTCCAGAAAAACTTGTCTCCTCATGGTTGGACAGCAAGCCATTGGTAGCAACTCTTCCTGCCACTATAGCTCTCCCACTTTCCTCCACTATCCCCAGAGTTGGAGGCTCTACTGACCCAGTAAATGGACCAGCATTAGTTAAATCTCCTTACCATGGAGCACCTGATGAATATGTATCTGATCCACCAAACCAGCAAGGCATCAAGGCTGGTTTCTCTCCTGTTCCAGAAACTGATGCCTCCAAAATACTGAAAACAGATGAGGTCCAGCTGCCTCAAACCCACACTCAGTCACCAAGAGCTGATCCAGTtggtgagacacccagccaggCCACCCCACCAGAACTCAATCCCTCAGCATCTTTTGCTTCCAGCTCTCCGCCTGTGTTACACCTCACGGATTCTCTGCAAACTTCAGAAACCTCGAAGCTTCAGCAACTGGTGGAGAACATCGACAAAAAGATCAGCAAACCCAACCAGTGCATTTTGTGCCACCGCTTCCTCAGCTGTCAGAGCGCACTCAGGATGCACTACCGAGTCCACACCGGCGAGAGGCCCTTCAAGTGCAAAGTATGCAGCCGAGCTTTCACCACCAAAGGGAACCTGAAGACCCATGTGACTGTCCACAGAGAAACCCCTCCGGTTCAGGTCCAGCACTCATGCCCAATCTGTGAGAAGAAGTTCACCAATGCAGTGGCTTTGCAGCAGCACATCCGTCTGCACATGGTTGGCCAAATACCCAACACGGTTGCAATGGAGAGACTCCAGGACGTGGACAGCTACGAAAGTCTCAGTAGTAACGACAATAAATTCACTGATGACTTCTTCATGGacaatgaggaagaggaggtagaaaacatggaggaggaTATTAATCCACCTAAACCCTTCATCATTGACTACAGATCTCCTCTAAAGTCTGAGTCTGTACTGTTAGGTGCAGTAGCCCTGAACAGCCAAACGAGGATGATTGACACCTCAGTGAGTCTGAACCACTGcttcacagaaaaaacacttttagatGGAGTCAGCAGCCTGCTAAGTGCTGATGGTGCTTCATCAgagaaaaacatagaaaacagcCCCCATGCATCTGAATCCTCCTGTTCTCCACATGCACCAACATCTCTTCCTCAAAGTGTCTCTGAAGGCCTGGCAGTCAGTCTCCTCCAGACTGCTGACACTAGCAAGCAGGAGGAGCTTCTGGCTGCTCCGGTGAAAAGAGAGCAGTCTCCAACATCAGCACCAGATCCAAGCAAAGCCAGGCTGAAGGACGAGAGTCAGTACAGCTTGTGCTTCCAGCTGAGCCGAGAAAGAG CTACAGATCAGAGCGTCTCTAGCCTGATCCACGGCTCGTCCTCCGGTTTCATTAAAGCTGAAGTGAGCGGCCAGACTCAACTGAATGGCATGATGGATGCCCAAGACCTGCCTCCGTTCACCCTGAACATCTCTGCGTCTTACCCGGCCGCCAGCAGCCCCCCGGCCACCTCTCTGCTCGGTCTTCCCCGGCGAACGCCCAAGCAGCACAACTGCAATGCCTGTGGGAAAAACTTCTCATCGGCCAGCGCCCTGCAGATCCACGAGCGCACGCACACTGGAGAGAAACCGTTCGTCTGCTCTGTCTGCGGGAGAGCATTCACCACGAAAGGCAACCTGAAG GTCCACATGGGGACCCACATGTGGAGCGGTGGCCCGGCCCGGAGGGGCCGCCGGCTGTCGCTTGAGAACCCGCTGGCGCTGCTGGGCGGAGAGGCCCTGGTGCTGCAGAAGGACCTGGCGAACCGGGCCGTGGACTCGGGGTTCTGGAACCGTTACTCCACGGCGATCACCAGCAGCCTGGCCATGAAGAGCAATGAGATCTCTGTGATCCAGAATCGACGCGTCGCTCAGCTCCACCCTCTGAGCATCGCTGGCGCCGGCCCAATTGCTGGACTCAATGGGACCGGAATCGACCTGGGAAGCAACCGGCATTTTTCCATGCTGATTGACGACGGCAAAGAAATTGGAATCAATTAA
- the LOC122843585 gene encoding sal-like protein 3 isoform X2 produces MSRRKQAKPQQLRSEEEEEESRGAARCRRAVGLTVEVGAGTRSSEETHICARCCAQFFTWTELIRHQGVCTEEPMVLVVKDNLPEEPPGEASPLPSIASSSSSVAESIDAAFELANDDDSLDHLEERRDWDEDLELEAPSPPPPDSSQASAAGRMPGTNVTLEILHSTRVAVAQFSQGMKSSGLAEKATSAAIPVILEHLLALQQQQVHQLQLIEQICSQVAVMKRQPTQGALNPASRPVVLDSNLGVIPPVLPLSGTMPSSINGQAAVSLPAVLEKPQSLPSHSFCGKSALMSSFPESSPPPICSSMPLPPCSDSSSISSSSACLPQAGLLSSSSSLPFLPPSPPSGVIFPNSLASIAATANALDPLAALIKQRKGKLPNLPLFEAKPSPEEPFFKHKCRFCAKVFGSDSALQIHLRSHTGERPFKCNICGNRFSTKGNLKVHFQRHKDKYPHVQMNPFPVPEYLDNIPTSSGIPYGMSVTPEKLVSSWLDSKPLVATLPATIALPLSSTIPRVGGSTDPVNGPALVKSPYHGAPDEYVSDPPNQQGIKAGFSPVPETDASKILKTDEVQLPQTHTQSPRADPVGETPSQATPPELNPSASFASSSPPVLHLTDSLQTSETSKLQQLVENIDKKISKPNQCILCHRFLSCQSALRMHYRVHTGERPFKCKVCSRAFTTKGNLKTHVTVHRETPPVQVQHSCPICEKKFTNAVALQQHIRLHMVGQIPNTVAMERLQDVDSYESLSSNDNKFTDDFFMDNEEEEVENMEEDINPPKPFIIDYRSPLKSESVLLGAVALNSQTRMIDTSVSLNHCFTEKTLLDGVSSLLSADGASSEKNIENSPHASESSCSPHAPTSLPQSVSEGLAVSLLQTADTSKQEELLAAPVKREQSPTSAPDPSKARLKDESQYSLCFQLSRERATDQSVSSLIHGSSSGFIKAEVSGQTQLNGMMDAQDLPPFTLNISASYPAASSPPATSLLGLPRRTPKQHNCNACGKNFSSASALQIHERTHTGEKPFVCSVCGRAFTTKGNLKVHMGTHMWSGGPARRGRRLSLENPLALLGGEALVLQKDLANRAVDSGFWNRYSTAITSSLAMKSNEISVIQNRRVAQLHPLSIAGAGPIAGLNGTGIDLGSNRHFSMLIDDGKEIGIN; encoded by the exons CTGTCGGCCTAACTGTGGAGGTTGGAGCAGGAACCAGAAGCAGTGAGGAGACGCACATCTGTGCCAGGTGTTGTGCTCAGTTCTTCACCTGGACTGAACTGATCAGGCATCAGGGAGTCTGCACAGAGGAGCCAATGGTGCTGGTGGTGAAGGACAATCTTCCTGAGGAGCCTCCAGGCGAGGCGTCCCCACTTCCCAGCATAGCGTCCAgcagctcctcggtggcagagTCCATAGATGCTGCCTTCGAACTTGCCAATGACGACGACAGTCTGGACCACTTAGAAGAAAGGAGGGATTGGGATGAAGATCTAGAGCTGGAAGCACCCAGCCCCCCTCCTCCAGACTCCTCTCAAGCATCTGCAGCTGGCAGGATGCCGGGGACCAACGTCACGCTGGAGATCCTCCACAGCACCAGGGTGGCGGTGGCCCAGTTCTCCCAGGGGATGAAGAGTAGCGGTCTGGCCGAGAAGGCCACTTCAGCAGCCATCCCTGTAATCCTGGAGCACCTGCTggctctgcagcagcaacaggtccatcagctgcagctcattgAGCAGATCTGCAGCCAGGTCGCTGTCATGAAGCGCCAGCCAACACAAGGAGCATTAAACCCTGCTTCCAGGCCCGTGGTTCTGGACTCCAACCTAGGAGTCATCCCTCCTGTCCTGCCTCTGTCAGGAACTATGCCCTCCTCCATTAATGGACAGGCTGCTGTGTCTTTACCCGCTGTGCTTGAAAAGCCACAAAGTCTCCCGTCACACTCTTTCTGTGGAAAGTCTGCCCTGATGTCCTCATTCCCTGAAAGTTCCCCCCCTCCCATCTGCAGCAGCATGCCGCTTCCTCCCTGCAGTGACTCCAGCAGCATCAGTAGCTCCTCCGCCTGTCTGCCACAGGCCGGCCTCCTCAGCTCTTCCTCCAGCCTGCCGTTTCTACCTCCGAGCCCTCCCAGTGGCGTCATCTTCCCCAACTCCCTGGCCAGCATTGCAGCCACAGCCAACGCGCTTGACCCCCTGGCAGCTCTCATCAAGCAGCGGAAAGGCAAACTTCCCAACCTGCCTCTGTTTGAAGCAAAGCCCAGCCCAGAGGAACCGTTCTTCAAGCATAAATGTCGGTTCTGTGCCAAAGTGTTTGGCAGTGACAGTGCGCTGCAAATCCATCTGCGCTCCCATACAGGGGAGCGGCCCTTCAAATGTAACATCTGTGGCAACCGCTTCTCCACCAAGGGGAACCTAAAGGTGCATTTCCAGAGGCACAAAGATAAGTATCCTCATGTCCAGATGAaccccttccctgtgccagaGTATCTGGACAACATCCCAACCAGCTCTGGGATTCCCTACGGTATGTCTGTCACTCCAGAAAAACTTGTCTCCTCATGGTTGGACAGCAAGCCATTGGTAGCAACTCTTCCTGCCACTATAGCTCTCCCACTTTCCTCCACTATCCCCAGAGTTGGAGGCTCTACTGACCCAGTAAATGGACCAGCATTAGTTAAATCTCCTTACCATGGAGCACCTGATGAATATGTATCTGATCCACCAAACCAGCAAGGCATCAAGGCTGGTTTCTCTCCTGTTCCAGAAACTGATGCCTCCAAAATACTGAAAACAGATGAGGTCCAGCTGCCTCAAACCCACACTCAGTCACCAAGAGCTGATCCAGTtggtgagacacccagccaggCCACCCCACCAGAACTCAATCCCTCAGCATCTTTTGCTTCCAGCTCTCCGCCTGTGTTACACCTCACGGATTCTCTGCAAACTTCAGAAACCTCGAAGCTTCAGCAACTGGTGGAGAACATCGACAAAAAGATCAGCAAACCCAACCAGTGCATTTTGTGCCACCGCTTCCTCAGCTGTCAGAGCGCACTCAGGATGCACTACCGAGTCCACACCGGCGAGAGGCCCTTCAAGTGCAAAGTATGCAGCCGAGCTTTCACCACCAAAGGGAACCTGAAGACCCATGTGACTGTCCACAGAGAAACCCCTCCGGTTCAGGTCCAGCACTCATGCCCAATCTGTGAGAAGAAGTTCACCAATGCAGTGGCTTTGCAGCAGCACATCCGTCTGCACATGGTTGGCCAAATACCCAACACGGTTGCAATGGAGAGACTCCAGGACGTGGACAGCTACGAAAGTCTCAGTAGTAACGACAATAAATTCACTGATGACTTCTTCATGGacaatgaggaagaggaggtagaaaacatggaggaggaTATTAATCCACCTAAACCCTTCATCATTGACTACAGATCTCCTCTAAAGTCTGAGTCTGTACTGTTAGGTGCAGTAGCCCTGAACAGCCAAACGAGGATGATTGACACCTCAGTGAGTCTGAACCACTGcttcacagaaaaaacacttttagatGGAGTCAGCAGCCTGCTAAGTGCTGATGGTGCTTCATCAgagaaaaacatagaaaacagcCCCCATGCATCTGAATCCTCCTGTTCTCCACATGCACCAACATCTCTTCCTCAAAGTGTCTCTGAAGGCCTGGCAGTCAGTCTCCTCCAGACTGCTGACACTAGCAAGCAGGAGGAGCTTCTGGCTGCTCCGGTGAAAAGAGAGCAGTCTCCAACATCAGCACCAGATCCAAGCAAAGCCAGGCTGAAGGACGAGAGTCAGTACAGCTTGTGCTTCCAGCTGAGCCGAGAAAGAG CTACAGATCAGAGCGTCTCTAGCCTGATCCACGGCTCGTCCTCCGGTTTCATTAAAGCTGAAGTGAGCGGCCAGACTCAACTGAATGGCATGATGGATGCCCAAGACCTGCCTCCGTTCACCCTGAACATCTCTGCGTCTTACCCGGCCGCCAGCAGCCCCCCGGCCACCTCTCTGCTCGGTCTTCCCCGGCGAACGCCCAAGCAGCACAACTGCAATGCCTGTGGGAAAAACTTCTCATCGGCCAGCGCCCTGCAGATCCACGAGCGCACGCACACTGGAGAGAAACCGTTCGTCTGCTCTGTCTGCGGGAGAGCATTCACCACGAAAGGCAACCTGAAG GTCCACATGGGGACCCACATGTGGAGCGGTGGCCCGGCCCGGAGGGGCCGCCGGCTGTCGCTTGAGAACCCGCTGGCGCTGCTGGGCGGAGAGGCCCTGGTGCTGCAGAAGGACCTGGCGAACCGGGCCGTGGACTCGGGGTTCTGGAACCGTTACTCCACGGCGATCACCAGCAGCCTGGCCATGAAGAGCAATGAGATCTCTGTGATCCAGAATCGACGCGTCGCTCAGCTCCACCCTCTGAGCATCGCTGGCGCCGGCCCAATTGCTGGACTCAATGGGACCGGAATCGACCTGGGAAGCAACCGGCATTTTTCCATGCTGATTGACGACGGCAAAGAAATTGGAATCAATTAA